TAAGATAACTAATAGTGAAAAAGAGCAAAGTGAGCAAAAGCCACCTGAACCTACTGCTGAAGATTACTTGAAACAAATTCGTGATCTATTACAAGAAAAACACAATTAAAAAACTTCCTGCATTGCAGGAAGTTTTTTAGTCTGTATACTGATTCAAAATCTGATCAAGCTTGGCCTTAGGTGTATAACCAGTTAATCGATCAACAACTTCGCCATCTTTTTTAATGATTAATGTTGGAATAGCCATAATTCCTAAAGAACTTGGTGTTTCCTTATTTTGGTCAACATCCATCTTCGTAAACTTAACGTCTTGGCGTTCCTCAGCCAATTCATCAATTACTGGTGACTGCATTTTACAAGGACCACACCATGTAGCCCAAAAGTCAGTTAAGACCACCCCAGTTTTAGTTTCATCTTCAAAATTTTGATCTGTAATTTCATCAACCATGAAGTCTACCTCCAAACAAATCTTTAGTTCCAATTGTTATCTTCAGTATAGCAAGCCTACTTACTTTTTACAAGTAGTTTACTTCAAGTGCACGATTGTTGCACCATTGCCGCCTTCGTTTGCCGGAGCATAATTATAACTGTCAACATGTTGATTGCTGGCTAGATATTGCCAAACTCCCTTACGGATCGCCCCTGTACCAATACCGTGAATAATTGTTACTACATCTAATCCTGCTAATAATACGGAGTCAAAATAGCGATCCAAGTTAGTCATTGCTTCTTCATAACGCTGTCCGCGCAAATCTAGCTCTGAACTAGCGTTAGCTCTTCGCATACTACTAGTTGCCCGAACAATATGTTTAGCTTTAGGCTTAGTAGCAGCAATCCGTTCAACATCCTGATCGCTAACTTTCACCTTCATAATTCCCAATTGCACCTCATATTGATGCTCAGATAATTTTTTAGAAATCGTACCGACTTGTCCATACGATAAAACTTTAACGCGATCACCTACATTAACATGATGGCGTCTTTTTTCGCGCTGTAAGACCTTGTTTTGCGCTAAATTTTCGTTCTGCTTAGCAAGTTGATTTAACTCACCTTTAGCAGAAATAACTTCATTTTCTTTCAAATTACCCGGCTGTTGCTCAAGCTTGGCAATGATTTTATCAGCTTTTTTGCGCTTTTTAGCTACAATTTCACTAGCGCGTTCTTGAGCAAAATCAAGTTGTTTTTGCACTCGCTGATTATACCAATCAAGGGCCTGCTGCAATTTTTGCTCAAGCTTCTGACTACGATCAAGGCTAGTTTGCAAATGATTGCGAGCATCAGTGGCTTGTTGCGTCTGCTGGTTAAGCCGTTCAATCATAGTATTAATTTCCGTGTTTTCCTCGGACATTAATCCTTCGGCACCCTTAACTACATCCTCGCGCATTCCTAAGCGACGGGCAATGGCAAAGGCATTACTGTGTCCTGGAATCCCAATTTGTAAACGATAAGTCGGCGACAAAGTTTTCAAATCAAATTCCATTGAGGCATTGGTAGTTTTAGGACGATTATAGCCATAGAGTTTTAATTCTGGATAATGCGTAGTAACCATAATCTTAGCTTGTTTTTTACGCAAAAAATCCAAGATACTAATTGCCAGGCTGGCCCCTTCTTCGGGGTCAGTTCCGGCACCAATTTCATCGATTAGCACCAAAGTCTGATCATCAACATGTTTCATAATTTGGATAATGTCATTAATATGTGAAGAAAAAGTACTTAAGGATTGCTCAATCGATTGTTCATCACCAATATCCGCGGCAATTTCCTGATAAACTCCGACCACGCTACCCTCTTGAGCTGGAATAAATAAACCAGCTTGCGCCATAAGCTGCAAAATACCGACTGTTTTGAGCGTAATCGTTTTACCACCAGTATTCGGTCCAGTAATTAAAACAGTATCAAATTCTCCACCAAGCCGAATATCATTCGGAACTACCTTATCTTGATCAATTAATGGGTGCCGAGCTTGCAATAGATTAATCGTCTGATCAGTGGAGAGTTTAGGTTCCGTTGCCTGCATTTGTTTAGCTAGTTGTGCTTTTGCTTGCAAAAAGTCCAGTTCTGTTAGTCCATCCGCAATCTCGTCAATTGCATCAACTTCCTCACGCGCTAAATCAGACAAATTACGTAAAATGCGCTGAATTTCTTGTCTTTGTTCTGCTAATAAATTTTGCTGACGATTGTTTAGGTTTAAAACCGCACCAGGTTCAATAAACAAAGTTTGGCCGCTGGCACTTTGGTCGTGTACGACCCCACCAAACTTACCGCGATATTCCTGTTTAACTGGAATAACATAACGTTCATCCCGAATAGTTACAATCTGTTCAGATAAATATTTGCTAGTATTGCCCTTAATGTACTCATCCATTCGGGCCTTAATCTCTGCATCATTGCTTTTTAGGGCATGACGCAAACTGGCTAAGTTACTTGAAGCTGTATCAAGTACCGTACCATCATAATCAAGTGATTTTTTTAACTCATTTAGCAAAACCACCGGGACAGCTAATTTTGCCAAAATATCAGCAATTGCCGTTAAATCCAATTGTTCTGGATCAATATCTTCTAAAAAGCCATTAATATCATTGGCCAAAACCAAGATTAATAAGATATTACCTAATTCTTCTGCATTCAGATTAGCCTTAATACGCAATCGTTTGGTGCTTGGTTCTACCGCCGCAAAATCTGTTAGTGGTAATTGGCCTTTAATGCGCAATAAGTTGACCATTGCGAGAGTTTGCCGCAAAGTTAGCTCAACTTGGGCAAAATCACCGCTAGGTTTCAATTGACCAGCACGCTTTTTAGCTGACAAGGTAATTGCTAATTGCTTAAGTTGCTCGGTAATTTTATCAAATTCTAGAGTTTCTAGTATTTTAGTATTCATTCGTTAACTTTTTCTCTTTTAAGTAAAAAGGACTGGCATTGCCAGTCCTTTATTTTTATTCACCACTTAAACGGTCATCATCCAAGAAGGTGTTAAGTACCCCCTGCACCATGTCCCATTCTTCATCCGATTCAATTTCATGTAAATCGTTACTGGTTACGTCACCTGCATCATCTGCATCATAACTAAACGCTTGAACTTCTACTTCTTCATCATCGCCGACTGCAGCTGGATAAAGCAAGATATAGGACTTATCATAGTCGTCAGCATGAAATGTAAATAATATTTCAAATAATTCTTCATTACCCTTATCATCAACTAAGGTAATTTGCCGGTCATCGCCGTGCACTTCTTGTGTCATATTAATCCTTTCGGTGTAAGTCTAAATAATTTTGCAAAATTAAAACAGCTGCCATCTGGTCAACTACTGCTTTACGCTTATGCCGGTCATGTATTCCCGCTTCCTCAATTAAGACACGCTGTGACTCAATTGTAGTTAAGCGTTCATCAGAATAATAAACTGGTAAAGCAAATTTGTCTTGCAGACGTTTTCCATAAGCTTTACTGCGCTGAGCAGAAACTCCAGATGAACCATCCATATTATGTGGCAAGCCTAATACAAAACCAGTTGGTTCAAACTTGCGTACTAATTTTTTTAAAGGACGCATCCCAAAGTTATATTTTGACTCATCAATTGGAATCGTTTCTACCTTTTGGGCAGTTATCCCCAATTCATCGCTAACAGCTACGCCAATCGTTTTTGACCCAACATCTAAACCAAGCAACCTCATTACTTATCTTTACCCAGATAGCCCTTAACTAGTTCTTCAATAATTTCATCACGTTCGTGTTTCAAAATTAAATTGCGAGCATCATTATGCCGTGGAATATAAGCTGGGTCACCAGACAACAAATAGCCAACAATCTGGTTAATCGGATTATATCCCTTTTCTTCAAGTGCATTATAGACATCTTGCAGAGTGTCATAAACATTCTTGCCTTTATTTTTATTGAAGTCAAAATGCATAGTCTTGTCTAGTGAACTCATAATCATTCCTCCTAGCATAATTTTACTTTAAAAACTAGATAAACTCAATCAATTAATTTTTAGAAATCATTGCAACTACTGTCTTAATTGCCTCAGCAAGTCCCGCTGGATTTTTACCACCAGCTTGTGCCATATCAGGACGACCACCGCCGCCACCACCAAATAATGGTGCGGCTTGCTTAATTAAATCCCCTGCTTTCAGACCTTGATCTAAAGCCTTTTGTCCAAGGCTAATAATCATGTTAGCTTTACCATCACTAGCAGCTCCCAAAACTAAAACATCTGATTTTGGCTCTTTCTTCCAACTGTCAGACAATTCACGTAAATCTTTCATTCCTTTAACATTAGCTTTTTGAGCAATTACTGTTAAATCACCGGCTTGTTCAACGTGATCAAAGATTTCACCCGCTTTAGCTTGATTAATCTGTAAATTCAAAGCGCCAATCTTGGTCTGACTATCATGCAAGTCTTTTTCTAAACTTTGAACTTTATCAATGATATTTTCTGGTTTAGTAGATTTTACTTCAGATTGAATATTATCAAGCAATTCTGAACGATGAGTCAAATATTCGTAAGCCTTCTTGGAAGTGACAGCTTCTATACGACGAGTTCCAGCACCGTTAGCATATTCTGCCGTAATCTTAAAAATACCGATTTGGCTGGTATTATCAACATGTGTACCACCACAAAATTCAGTTGAAAAATCTCCCATTTGAACAACTCGAACTTTATCACCATATTTATTATCAAATAGTGCTAAAGCCCCCATTGCCTTGCCGTCTTCAGGATCGGTAATCGTGGTTTCAACGTTTAAAGCAGCCCAAATCTTCTCATTAACCAGTTTTTCAACTGCCGATACTTCTTTAGGCGTCATCGGATCAACCACGGTAAAGTCGAACCGTAAAAAGTCAGGCTCAACTAAACTACCAGCTTGGTGAGTATGTTCACCTAGAACACTACGCAATGCCGAATGCAATAAGTGCGTTGCCGAGTGTGAATGGCGTAACCCTTCTCTACGACCACGATCAATCTTTAAAACGTATTCCTCATTCTTTTTAAGTGGAAGAATTACTTGCACAAAGTGCAGATTTTGGTCATTAGGAGCATGTTGCACATCGGTTACTTGCGCTACCAGTTCGCCTGCCTGATTATAAATATTACCATGATCTGCCACCTGACCACCGCGTTCTGCATAAAATGGGGTCTTATCAAAAATCAAGGTGGCATTATCGTCACTCGTTTCATCAACTAATTGATCGTTTGCAATAATATCAATTAATTTAGCATGTTTTTCTTCATAAACACCATATTCAAATTCTGACTTGTCCTTAATCCCCATTAAAGTCTCATTTTGTGAGCCCATCGATTGCAAGTTACCGCGAGCTTCACGAGCACGATCTTTTTGGGCTTGCATCTCAGTGTCAAAGCCCTGTTTATCAACTCTTAGACCAGCATCCTCAGCAGCTTCAACTGTCAATTCATAAGGAAAACCATAGGTATCAAACAATTTAAAGGCATCTTTACCAGTAATTGTTTGGTTGTCACTTGCTTTGGCCTTTTCAATTAAATCATCTAGCAATGCCAACCCTGATTCCAAAGTTTCTTGGAATCTTTCTTCTTCATTCTTAATTACTTTGGCAATGAAATCCTGTTGCTCAGTGATTTCTGGATAATGACTAGCCATAATTTGCCCAACAACTGGTACTAATTTATAAAGAAATGCTCCCTTAATGCCTAGATGCTGACCATTTACATCAGCCCGACGAATCAAACGCCGCAAAACATAGCCACGACCAGTATTTGAAGGTAGCGCACCATCACCGATTGCAAAACTAACCGTCCGCACATGATCGGCAATAATCTTAAACGAGGTCGTATCAGCTTTATTTTCACCATATTTTTTGTTTGCTGACATTTTTTCAGTGGCGTGAATAATCGGCAAAAACAAATCAGTTTCAAAATTAGTTGGCGCATCTTGCAAGATTGATAATACTCGTTCTAATCCCATTCCCGTATCAATATTCTTATGCGGTTGATCAACATATTCACCATTAGCTAAATGATTAAATTGAGAGAAAACTATATTCCAAATTTCAAGATAACGGGCATTTTCACCACCAGGGAAGTTTTCTGGATCATCTTCGGCTACATCGTTATTTTCTTGACCACGATCATAAAAAATTTCTGAATCCGGACCACAAGGACCCTCACCAATATCCCAGAAATTTTCTTCTAGTTTAACAATATGGTCTTCAGGCATCCCCACTTTTTTCCAAATCTTTTGGGTTTCTGTATCCTTAGGATAAACCGTGCAGTATAGCTTACTTTGATCAAGATCAAGCCATTTCGGACTAGTTAAAAATTCCCAAGCCCATGCAATTGCATCTTCCTTAAAGTAGTCACCAACTGAAAAATTACCTAGCATTTCAAATAAGGTTTGATGACGAGCAGTTTTACCAACATTTTCAATATCATTAGTCCGAATCGACTTTTGCGAACTAGTAATACGTGGATTTTCAGGAACAACTGAACCATCAAAATACTTCTTCATTGTCGCTACACCAGAATTTATCCACAACAGCGTTGGATCATCCTGTGGAATCAGCGATTGGCTCGGTGAAATCGTATGTCCGTGCTGTTTAAAGAAGTCTAAAAACAATTGTCTAAATTCAGAACTAGTTAGTTTCTTCATTATTTTTCTCCTTTTTTGTTAAATAAAAAAGCACTGTTAAGCAAATTTGAGGACGCTACGACACGCGGTACCACCTCAATTGCAACAATGCTTGTTACCTCTTGATTATCTTAATTAGTGCTAAGGAGCATCTTTTAATTAGTAGTAGAACTTTCTCAGCATAAGGTTCCTCTCTTTGAACTACTTCATTAAAAAACATATCTTAATCAGAATTATTTTACTACTTACAGCATCCTTGTCAATGCTAAAAGCTACATAATTAAACCTTTTCAACATTAATTATTGGCACTTTGATCCACATCAAATAATCCCTGATAGGTAAACCGATCATTATCATAAGTAAAGCGCAGCACACAACAATTAGGCATATCAGTAATTTGCTTAGCAATTTCCTCAAAAGGCAGCCAAGCCGCTAAAAACATTAGAATTGCAGCACCATGACTCACAATTAAAACTCGCTGATGATCTGGCTTAGCCATGATCTTACTTATTGTCTGGTTGACACGCTCCATAACCTGCTTAGCAGATTCGCCACCATAATCCACAAAAAAATCTGCTTCAGCAGGATCTTTAAAATTAAACTTTGGTAATAATCGCTCATCTTGAGCTTCAAATAAACCAAAGTCCCATTCTTTAAGTCCTTTCAATCTAGTATAAGGCTGCTTAGTCACCACTTCCAAGGTATCGCTAGCTCGCTCTTGAGTAGACGTGTAGGCGTGATCAAAAGTTACCCCTTGCTTTTGAAAAAACTGCCCCACTCTTTTGGCTTTAGCAATTCCGTCTTTAGTCAAGGGAGAATCCACGGCTCCCTGCACTAACTGCCTCTTATTAAAGATTGTTTCCCCATGGCGCATTAGATAAAGTTCTTGCATTCTTAACCCTTCTTAATCTAAATACATATTTATGCTACTTATAAAAATCATCAAAAACCGTAATTGGCAAATGACGCTTGTGTTCACTTTTACGCCATAATGATTCTATCTTTTCCGCAGCAACGCTTGCTACTTCCTTACCCTCTAAATAGTCATCAATCTCCTGATAGGTAACTCCCAGCGCCTGTTCGTCTGGTAAGGCTGGACGATTTTCTTCTAAATCAGCAGTTGGCGCTTTTAAATAAAGCTGCTCAGGGCACCCTAATTCTTTTAGCAACTGCTTACCTTGGCGCTTATCTAAGCGAAATAACGGCGTTACATCAGCCGCACCATCGCCATATTTGGTATAAAAACCACTGAAATTTTCAGCTGCATGATCAGTCCCAACGACTGCACCCTGGTTGGCGCCTGCAATGGCGTACTGCACAAGCATCCGTTCACGTGCCTTAAGATTACCCTTATTAAAGTCATTAATTGTTTGCCCAGCCGCACTCAGACTAGCAACAGCTGCATCAACTCCTGGCTTAATATTCACAATTAGGTCTTGATCAGGTCTTTGAAAAGCCACAGCATCAGCTGCATCTTGGGCATCAGCCTGCTCACCATATGGCAAACGCACTGCGATATATTGGTAAGTCTGATCACCAGTTTCTTTACGTAATTCTGCAATCGCCAGTTGGGTTAACTTACCAGCTAAAGTAGAATCCTGGCCACCAGAAATCCCCAAAACGTAAGTCTTTAATCCTAGATTAGCTAACAAATAGCCTTTTAAAAAGTCAATTGAACGCCGAATTTCTACTTGTGGATCAATTTTTGGTAGAACATGTTCATAAGTAATAATCTCTTTTTGTAGTGGTCTCATTAACTATCCCTTTCAATCAATGTTTGATAAACCTGCATAATAGCAGTTAATTGCTTTTCTAATGAAAAATTGCTAGCAACATAACTCTTTTCAGTTTGGGCCATCTGAACAAGCTGTTTGGGCGGTGTTGCTATTGCCGCCTTAAGAGCAGCCGTAATTGAAGCAACATCACCAATTTGGGCAACAAACCCGTGCTTTTGATCAGGAATCATCATTTCAATATCACCAACGTTAGTTGATAATAATGGCAACAAATTATCACTTGCTTCAAGTAAAACTAACGGAAAACTTTCAGAATATGAGGTTAAAACCGCTAAATTCATTCGCCGATATAAATTCTTCAATTGCTTCTGGGTCATAAAGCCTTGAAAAGTTACTTGTGGACCCAAAGATAGCTTTTGCGTTAGTTCCTTTAAACTAGCTAATTGAGAACCATCCCCAGCAATATATAAATGAACATTGGCATTGTCTAATTGCTTAAGTGCCTTAAGCAATAATTCTTGTCCCTTAACTTTTTCGGCACGAGCCACATTAACGATATTAAAATGTTCATGGTCATACTTAGCTGGAATTTCATCATCATTATGGAAAAAAATCCCGTTATAAATTACGTGAATTTTGGCAGCAGGAAGCTGCGCCTTTTTTATTAACAACTGGGCAAAGTTCTGAGTTACTGCAAAAATGCAATCTGCTTTTTTTAAAGCATGTAGATTTGCCTTAGTAAATAGCTTGCCCAAAATTCCACGACCAGCAAAATCTAAATATGGGTCTGAATGGACGGTTACACACCAAACAGCACTGATTCTGCGTTTAATTAGCGACAAAAATAAATTTGCTCGTGCGCCATGAGTATGCACGATATCATAATTGCCCTCATTAATAAAGTTGACTAGTTGCCGCAAACTAGTTAGTGCGTAACGACTATTAATCCCCAAAACTTGTACATTCAACTTAGCCTGCCGTGCTGCTTGCGCAACTGGGCCTTCAGCCAAACACAACAGAGTAAAATCCTGATCCTGCCTTTGTGCTTGCCTTAATAAATTGATGATGTGTGTTAAGCCACCACCCGATTCTAAACCAGCATTTACGTGTAACACTCTCATAACTTTTTGCGTTCCTTTTTAGACTGGCGCACTTTACTAACAAATTTAGGCAAAACTAGCATTCGTTTAAAACGAGTCGGATTTTTAACTAAGCGATAAAACCATTCCAAATGATTTTTTTGCCAAAATTCTGGTGCACGCTTGACCATGCCAGAAAAAACATCGAAGCTACCGCCGACTCCCATCATTAATGCAGGTAGATCCTGGCGTCTGAGTAAAGCCAGAAGCTGTTCTTGACGCGGCGAACCCAAAGCTGCAAAAACTAAATCTGGTTTAGTTTTTGCTATTTGATAAGCTACAACTTCTAAATCTTCGCTAAAATAGCCATCTCTAGCACCAACTAATTGAATCTGCTTATAATCACGAGCAACCTTCGCTTTAACAGCTTGGATTACCTCTGGCTTAGCTCCAATCAAAAAAACCCGTAATTTGCACTGATTGGCTCGCTGCATCAACCAAGCAAATAAATCATAACCAGTAACCCGCTGTTTTAATGGCGTTCCCAGCATCTGCGCAGCCTTAACTATCCCAATACCATCTGGAGTAATGTAATCCGCATCTGAGTGTAAGATTTTCATGAACTCAGGATTTTCGTTGGCTGTCATGACAATTTCTGGATTAGCGGTTACTATCAAAGTTGACTGATGAGCATCTATCCGTTTAACTAATTCATTTTTAAATTGTTCAAAATTTTTATTATCAAAATTAACACCTAGAACTGCTACTTTATCCATCGCCAACTCCTCTATGTAACTCTCCCCTTTATTTTAGCAAATAATCAGACATTACGGGATAAGTTTTACATTTTCAACTATAAATATGATACTATTAATTCGTCAAATAATAGGAGCCAGCACAATGAAAAAAATTATTACATACGGAACTTTTGACCTGATTCACTATGGTCACATTCGCTTGCTCAAACGGGCAAAAGAATTGGGTGACTATTTAATCGTCGGTTTATCAACAGATGAATTCAATGAATTTCAAAAGCATAAAGAATCTTATAATAGTTATCAAGAACGCAAATGTATTCTTGAGGCGATTCGCTATGTTGATGAGGTTATCCCTGAAAAAGACTGGAATCAAAAGATAACGGATATTAAAAAATATCAAATTGATACTTTCGTTATGGGGAATGATTGGCAAGGTAAATTCGACTTCTTAAAACCATATTGCCAAGTCGTCTATCTACCAAGAACCCCTGGAATTTCAACTAGTAAAATTAAAAAAGATTTACACTAAAAAAACTATGAATCAGCTTCAAACTGGTTCATAGTTTTATTTTATTTAGAAAAAGTAAATTCAAACCGGTCCGCTACATAGCTGGCCCGTGTATATTCAAACGGAACTCCCGTTGACAGTTCGGTCACCTGCAAACGCGTAATTAATGGTTCACCCTTTTTGGCTTTAAGTAGTCTAGCCGTATTTTCATTTGCTACGGCGGCTGAGATATGCTCAGTTACCCGACCAATCTGATAATTATTTTGTTCAAGCGTGCGATACAAATGCGTCGAAATATCTGCTTTCGACATCTTAGCAATTAAGTTATGAGGAATGGTTACTACTTCATAACAAATTGGCACTTCATCAGCGTAACGAATTCGCTCCATACGCAAAATTTCTGCATCATCTGCTAAATTTAAGCGTTCCTTTTCTGACAATGATGGCTTACCAACTTGATAAGAGATTAGCTTACTTGATGGAACTTGACCATTGGCATGAGTAATCTCAGTAAAAGACATAATTCCCGACATTTTTTCTTGCACTTTGCGACTGGCTACATATGTGCCACTACCCAAACGTCGTTCTAAAATCCCTTCATCTTCCAGAGTTTTAATCGCTTGGCGTAGCGTCATACGTGACACGCCAAATTTTAGCGAAAGCTGTCGTTCAGACGGTATTTTGCTACCTACTTGATAAACATGGTTCTCAATGTCACGTTTAATTTGATTATGGATTTTAATGTACATTGGTTCTTCCATCAGTCCACCTCCGAATATGTCCTTTTATTATAAGCCAAATTGGTCTATCTTGCATAAGTTAAACTAACTTAATTCTCAATCACTATTTTTTCTTAGCGGTCCATGGCAATCCTAAAATTTTAACTTGCGACTTAGGACTACATTCCACAGTTACCGATTCATCACTACTTGCCACAACGTTGAGTCGCATTTGCGCCTCATTTTGAACAGCTAGCTCAGCCCCATTCGAATTAAAAACCACATCATGTCCTTGCAACTTAGCATGATCACTTAGTGCTAAAAAATATTGATATTCTAAACCACCATTAAAAGTAACTCTTTGTGCAAGACATTCAGCATTATCTTGAAAATCTGCGTGGTTTTGCACTACTGAACTGATTATGGTTACTTGCGATTTATCAACGGCAATCAGCCGATTGAATTGACTATTTTGAATAATTACATGTGGCTGCTTATCTAAGTAAATGCCACCCTCAAAGTTGCTATCGATAATGTTAACCCAAGATTCATCAGTGATATAGATGCAAGCATCATCATCAGACAATAATTTACTCCCTAGCATATTGAGCCAAGTCTGCCCCTGCAAAACAATAGTATCTGCAACGGAGTTATTTAGATCTAATTCCGCATTAGTTTTAACAAAAGTATCAATACTGCCATGAATCCGGGAATTGTTAATAATCGCAGTTCCGCGACCTTCAAGAGCTAACACACCAAATTCCTCAGCCACATTTTCAATACTAGAATCGTTCATTTCCAACCGAAAATCTGCATCAGCAAATAGTGACACTGAACCATTTAAGATTCTAGTAGAATACAATTCCAGAGTAATCTTGCCATTAGCAGCAATCGCAGCTGTATCTGAACCATAACCCTTAATGACACAATTGCGCAGACTTAAATAAGTATTAGCTTCAGCAGGAACAAACAAACTATTGTTATCCTGATTAGTATTAATACACAAATTCTCCAAACTAACAAATCGACTATCACTAGCCACATTAAGATAACCTAAGATAGTAGTATCTTCCGGCAGCCCTCCAGTTCCCTTAAAGGTAACGTCTGCCAAAGTAAGGCCCTGTGGCAATTCATAAAAACCAGGTTCTAAAAAGACTACATCATCTGCTCGCAAGTCCTTAAGTGCTTCATGCCAGCTAGTTTCACCACTGCCAGCTCCTACCCTAATTAGTCTTGGCATAAAATTCCTTCCTAAAATGAAAATAAACTAGCTTTAAACTATATTATTCTTCGAAATAAAAATCTAATCAAGATTAATAAATGCAAAAGAAAAAGACAACCTAACTCGCGTTGTCTTTTCCTACAGTTATATTGGGTTAGCTGGATTCGAACCAGCGCATACTAGTACCAAAAACTAGTGCCTTACCGCTTGGCTATAACCCATTAATAATGGAGGAGGGTGGATTCGAACCGCCGAACTCAGAGAGAGCGGTTTTACAGACCGCCGCGTTTAGCCACTTCGCTACTCCTCCGTTACGCACGTTAATTATAATACAGAAAAACGTGCGCAATTGCAAGTAAAAATTACAATTCTACTTTTTCTACTCAAAGTCAAGTATATCAAGGTATTAAATCATAATTCTTGTAGTCCGTCATTAGAATTATCTTTAAGTAGATTAAACTTAGATAATATGTTGTAACCCAAATAAGCTTAGTCCAATTGCATTTTTGAACTAAGCTGTTATAGTAATCTTATGATCAATTGGTTTTAGTTAAAGCCCTGTTTATTTTTGACTACGCTATAATCATATAATTGATCATGCACAATCAAATAGTAGACAGTCCGTGTTAGTTTGTGGACTGCTGCGATGGCGATCTTCTTGAAGTTTCTACTTTGAGAAGATCGTTTTTTCTTTTTCGTAATAATCGGCAATGTGACAAGGCTCAGAATATCTTACTGAATCCATTTGTCCAATCGTACGGTAGAGAATCTTACGACCAATGGGATTGCCACGTTTACTAATATGATCAGTCAATTCCATTTCGCCCGACTGGTAATGACGTAAGTCTAAACCAACAAAGGCATTTAAGGCATTAGGATTACGAAAACGTCTGATATCGCCTAATTCACCTAATAATCTAACTGCGGTAATTTGTGAAATACCTGGAATACTTTCAAGAATTTTTAGATCACGGTTGGGTAATTTACTAGCTAAGTCAGACATCTTTTGAATGACATTTTCACGCTC
This DNA window, taken from Lactobacillus sp. ESL0684, encodes the following:
- the trxA gene encoding thioredoxin yields the protein MVDEITDQNFEDETKTGVVLTDFWATWCGPCKMQSPVIDELAEERQDVKFTKMDVDQNKETPSSLGIMAIPTLIIKKDGEVVDRLTGYTPKAKLDQILNQYTD
- a CDS encoding endonuclease MutS2, producing MNTKILETLEFDKITEQLKQLAITLSAKKRAGQLKPSGDFAQVELTLRQTLAMVNLLRIKGQLPLTDFAAVEPSTKRLRIKANLNAEELGNILLILVLANDINGFLEDIDPEQLDLTAIADILAKLAVPVVLLNELKKSLDYDGTVLDTASSNLASLRHALKSNDAEIKARMDEYIKGNTSKYLSEQIVTIRDERYVIPVKQEYRGKFGGVVHDQSASGQTLFIEPGAVLNLNNRQQNLLAEQRQEIQRILRNLSDLAREEVDAIDEIADGLTELDFLQAKAQLAKQMQATEPKLSTDQTINLLQARHPLIDQDKVVPNDIRLGGEFDTVLITGPNTGGKTITLKTVGILQLMAQAGLFIPAQEGSVVGVYQEIAADIGDEQSIEQSLSTFSSHINDIIQIMKHVDDQTLVLIDEIGAGTDPEEGASLAISILDFLRKKQAKIMVTTHYPELKLYGYNRPKTTNASMEFDLKTLSPTYRLQIGIPGHSNAFAIARRLGMREDVVKGAEGLMSEENTEINTMIERLNQQTQQATDARNHLQTSLDRSQKLEQKLQQALDWYNQRVQKQLDFAQERASEIVAKKRKKADKIIAKLEQQPGNLKENEVISAKGELNQLAKQNENLAQNKVLQREKRRHHVNVGDRVKVLSYGQVGTISKKLSEHQYEVQLGIMKVKVSDQDVERIAATKPKAKHIVRATSSMRRANASSELDLRGQRYEEAMTNLDRYFDSVLLAGLDVVTIIHGIGTGAIRKGVWQYLASNQHVDSYNYAPANEGGNGATIVHLK
- a CDS encoding DUF1292 domain-containing protein; the encoded protein is MTQEVHGDDRQITLVDDKGNEELFEILFTFHADDYDKSYILLYPAAVGDDEEVEVQAFSYDADDAGDVTSNDLHEIESDEEWDMVQGVLNTFLDDDRLSGE
- the ruvX gene encoding Holliday junction resolvase RuvX, with amino-acid sequence MRLLGLDVGSKTIGVAVSDELGITAQKVETIPIDESKYNFGMRPLKKLVRKFEPTGFVLGLPHNMDGSSGVSAQRSKAYGKRLQDKFALPVYYSDERLTTIESQRVLIEEAGIHDRHKRKAVVDQMAAVLILQNYLDLHRKD
- a CDS encoding IreB family regulatory phosphoprotein, with protein sequence MSSLDKTMHFDFNKNKGKNVYDTLQDVYNALEEKGYNPINQIVGYLLSGDPAYIPRHNDARNLILKHERDEIIEELVKGYLGKDK
- the alaS gene encoding alanine--tRNA ligase, coding for MKKLTSSEFRQLFLDFFKQHGHTISPSQSLIPQDDPTLLWINSGVATMKKYFDGSVVPENPRITSSQKSIRTNDIENVGKTARHQTLFEMLGNFSVGDYFKEDAIAWAWEFLTSPKWLDLDQSKLYCTVYPKDTETQKIWKKVGMPEDHIVKLEENFWDIGEGPCGPDSEIFYDRGQENNDVAEDDPENFPGGENARYLEIWNIVFSQFNHLANGEYVDQPHKNIDTGMGLERVLSILQDAPTNFETDLFLPIIHATEKMSANKKYGENKADTTSFKIIADHVRTVSFAIGDGALPSNTGRGYVLRRLIRRADVNGQHLGIKGAFLYKLVPVVGQIMASHYPEITEQQDFIAKVIKNEEERFQETLESGLALLDDLIEKAKASDNQTITGKDAFKLFDTYGFPYELTVEAAEDAGLRVDKQGFDTEMQAQKDRAREARGNLQSMGSQNETLMGIKDKSEFEYGVYEEKHAKLIDIIANDQLVDETSDDNATLIFDKTPFYAERGGQVADHGNIYNQAGELVAQVTDVQHAPNDQNLHFVQVILPLKKNEEYVLKIDRGRREGLRHSHSATHLLHSALRSVLGEHTHQAGSLVEPDFLRFDFTVVDPMTPKEVSAVEKLVNEKIWAALNVETTITDPEDGKAMGALALFDNKYGDKVRVVQMGDFSTEFCGGTHVDNTSQIGIFKITAEYANGAGTRRIEAVTSKKAYEYLTHRSELLDNIQSEVKSTKPENIIDKVQSLEKDLHDSQTKIGALNLQINQAKAGEIFDHVEQAGDLTVIAQKANVKGMKDLRELSDSWKKEPKSDVLVLGAASDGKANMIISLGQKALDQGLKAGDLIKQAAPLFGGGGGGRPDMAQAGGKNPAGLAEAIKTVVAMISKN